From the Coffea eugenioides isolate CCC68of chromosome 1, Ceug_1.0, whole genome shotgun sequence genome, the window GTAATATATACTACTCTTCTTTTactactcaattttgacttttaaaTACTTTGATTCTGATTACATTACAACTAAAACTTGAGAAATCTTCTCCTAATTTGGATGTTTTTTGGAGCAGCCACAGAAGATGTCTGTTCATACAATAAAGCTGCACGGACTTGTTGGAGTATCTTCTAACACAATCAAGTCTAAGCTGCAACTTTTGAAGCATATCGCCGTAGTTAGTCGAGACTGCCAAGCATAGTTGTTGGCTGCTGCTACTTGCTGCAATTATTTCATCCGCTGTGATGAAGGCTATTAAGCTCATTCTGCCACCTATACTTGTTGGTTGCTCCTCTGTTCATGGTAAGTTCTTATTTTAGTGTTTCAAATACAACAAAAACGTCATGCAACTATGTGTTGGCTTTATTCTTGACTACATGTTGTCTCAAGTTTGTTGAGTTTTTGTGTTATGCAGTGATTTTACGCTCAAAACCTTCATAGCTCTTACTTATTATCCTTGGTACATTATTAAAAGTCCTATGATCCCTTACTGAACCGGATCCTGTTTCAATCAGATCAGATGAAAACATCCAGGATGGAATTCTCTTTTGCTCTCTGCCTTGGATGGCTAAAGCCTGAGATCTTCCTTGTTGGCTTGTGATTTTAAACTGTCCAACCATTCAGCAATTTGTAGACATGTTAATGAGGTGTTCTTTTACTTCTTTTGGAGCTCAATTTGCCATATCTTCCGTACTGCTTGTAGTTCAAAGTAGCCAGTATTTTGCAGCAGAAAGATGTGGATTAGCTGAACCCTGATAGCTGCTTGCATCCTTCTTGAAGTTGTATCTTAGCTCTATAACAGGCAACATATTTTTTCTCAAGGTATTGGTGCTGTCCCCGCCAATTAATGCTGTCTTTGCCATCCACTTGCCGGAGTTGTCCCCGCCGATTAGTGCTGCTCTCAGAAGTCCCTCTTCTCTCTCTGATTCTAAGCAAttcctttttcccttcttctttctcattttttttttggttctttttgaATTTTCGAGCAATGTGACTAGTTTCAGCAGTTTCTACTTAGTTCTCGGATAAGTCCCTCCCTGTTTTAATTTGGCCAGATGTCCTTTTGTCCCTGGTCGGACCAAATAGGGCACAGAAAAAGTGTTGTTATCCCAGTATTGGAAGTTTCAGGTCTATTGCCTGTTATTCTGTGACGTTGTAGCTGGCTCTGAATTAGTTTATAATGCAAATTTTGTTCCACACTGATCATATTGCTGTGCCTTCTTTTGGATGTGTAGTCCTCCCTTTCATTTCTATTGCTTGACTGCAACAATTGCTGTCATTTTTCAAACCTCAGATATTTGGCTATTCGTGTTGAAGGGTATGATTAGTTAGTTGATCATCTTTATAATCTCTCTGTCTCTTTGGCATTTAGGAATGGCTCTGCTCTTCACTCTTCACTATCCTCTCTGTTAATTTAATGAAACTCAGGTTTGTATGGCATTAATCACAGCTTGTCATGCCTTATTTGTTGGATTCACTATTTCATTTGAAGCATATTGACTTCTTgtgtcaaataaccaaatataCAAGGATTTTCTTAAGCAATCAAGAATCATCATATCTGATTCTTATCAGTACATGTTGCAATCCAGTTTCCTTCATCATATTTCTATGGATTGAAATGGTAGCCATTTTCGATTCAAGGCATTACATGCAgccaattgcaaccaatttctggccAATTTACGTGATCAGATTGGCAATCTTGATTCTTAAGATGACAATCCATGTTATATACATATAATTCTGTATAGTATAATAGAACCAAATGAGAAGCAAAATAAGTAATTCTAGCAAAAAATGGGGCATTTGACAAAGCCCAGCGCGGTACATTACAAAAAGCAAACTTAGTGaaatctttttattttgtttctccGGAACTAGAAAAATGAGATGAATAATGTAGCCAAAATCACAGCATCATTGtcaatttcccttttttttttctttaacatTCTAATTGTTAAGGACAATACTTTCTTGTGCTTCTTGGGTCAGACCATTatttttttgagatttttggCACAATAGAAGGCCCCAGCAGTTTTAAGGTTTCTCAATCAGAGTAGAGGCCTCGGCAAGGCATTAAGTAGGAAAGGTGAACTGGAAATTTAGTGCCATACATGCCATGCAATTTAGGTGCTGACACAATAGACGTGTATACACTGAGATATTAAATGCAGACAAAATTAACCTAATGCAAAATTAACACAAAAGCACAATACATGTTTCATTCATTGAAAGTTTTGCGTGCTAATCAATTCTATTCatccaatttcaaatttacctAATGTAAAATATAGATTGCAATCAATTGCAAGAAGTACTCACCACACTTATCATTGTTATCACCTTTGTTTTTTTACCCTGTCACTATTATCATTAGataaatatatgaaaaaaaCAATTTATACTTATtccatcactttttttttaattttaccgGCCACCATTCTGTCTCATATACATtatataaaaatacaaaaagtattatattattaatctaatttttttatttaactaATCCTCGATTCGATCACACTTTTATTTGAGTAAAATGATACCGTTCCCGCTTTCGGATCATtcatgtatatttttttttctaggttTCCAATTAGACTGCACTAAATTAATAAATGTTTCTTCTTTTCACAAATGTATCATagctagaggtggcaaaatgggcgggatgggcgggatttgcttgggtttgatatggaaccgagtcatatgggtttgggcccaaccttacccatatgtgttttgggactaacttgggcgggatcaatcccgcccaatacccaaatccattttctacatattttttttcctttaattcattttttatttttatataattttaatatttttgatttattaaatttcttttagttttattaaataaacatgcaagtgctttatactcaagatttccaccaaaaattggattaacaaataaaggaaaagatagatatacagccatattccaacatatatcaagatggccaaggtccttaggatgttgaatatttatccttatcattgtccaaggatgacaggtctaaactaattgaaatgctggaaattcttgtggataatgactaggaagactactagattatattcgctggtatgactataaaaattgttaaagataatttttgaatctaagattccgtttggattgacttttttttcaaaaaataagtttttcaaatacaatgttacagtaatatacaataactcaagaaacatcccatccatattaatatatcaaatatttcaaaaaaattttatagtaaaaatttttcatatacactgctacaataaaatatttcaaaaacacctaccaaaaacagctaatccaaacggagcccttgccatttgagcccaatgggtacccaagtatttcccatcctttcccattcattaatgggtatagttgggatgtgtcccaacttaaacccaataccaaattataatactcatcccgcccaaagttcctttgggcatggatagcccattgggacttgggacaaattgccagctCTAATCATAGCTTTTATGATTGCATTGCAACTAACATATTTTTTCCTCAACATATCATTTGTTTACCCTGAATTGGTTTACAAATCTCCCACTTTAACGTAAAACTTGTCGTAGTAACCTTAGATGTACCCTTCTGTTTGCTAGTGCACCAAACCATTTTGTGACTCCTATACATGCGCAACATTAATTTGAATTAGAAGAAACTGCTTAATTTGTATTATCTAAACAATTATTTTGGACCTTTCATTGTTCAGCACAGTTTCTCATCCTTCTTGAGTGGAATTTTCCACGATCAGGGGCCCCAGGCATGTGGAATGTGGATCAAAAGCAGATGTAGAATCCCTGCAATGACTATGTTTTATTTTCAACTGAAAATGCCAAGCAATTTCCGTTGCAAAAGCATCCCATCCAGTTTGTCAAAGAAGCGCTGCACCAAAAAATCCTCATAACTCTTGTCACTTCCGTTTGAGTCAAAGCAGTTCCTTGCTGCTTCTAGCTACAGCTAATACCTTCCACTGCAAAAGAGTATTCTTATCTGAAGACTGTACCCAAGGAACAAGAAGAATGGCTGATGTACTTATAGCTTCCACAATAGAGGTAGCATTGAAGAAGACACTTTCCCTTGCCAATGAAAGGATTGGCAAGTTATTCCAATTCAAGGAGGATTTGGAGACCCTCAAAGGATCTGTTGCTATGATCCAAGCTGTCTTGGCTGATGCAGAGGAAAAGCAAACGCATGACCAGGCCGTGCGACTGTGGCTCCAGAGGCTAGAAGCCGTGGCGTTTGATGCCGAGAATTTGTTGGACGAGCTGAATTATGAAGCTCTTCGTCGCCATCTCGTGGGCAAGGTGCGCTCCTTCATCCTGTCCTCTGACATTAATATTGTTTTCCGACGGAGAATGGCCTCTAAGATCAGGGACATCAACAAAAAGTTGAATAAGATCAATAAAGAAGCCAATGATTTTGGACTGATCAGATTCCAAAGAGCAAGTTTCCCCCCTTCTACTACTGCTAAAGTCACACTAAATAGAGAGACGGATTCTATTGCTGGCCATTATATTGTAGGAAGAGCTAAGGATGAAACAAGGCTGGTGGAGACCTTGCTAAGCTTGTCAGAAAAAGCCGTTTCTGTAATTCCCATCCTTGGGATGGGCGGATTGGGAAAGACTACTTTAGCTCAATCTGTATACAAAAATAGTCACGTTCATAGccattttgagaaaaaaatttggGTTTGTGTGTCCGACAACTTTGACGTGACCAGgcttttgaaaatgattttagaATCACTCACGAGAAGAAATGTTGAAATGACCAGTAGGGATGTCATCGTCCAGGAAATTCGAGAACAACTTgtgggaaaatttttttttcttgttcttgatgatgtctGGACCGAAAATCTTACCTTGTGGGATGATTTTTTTGGTTCATTACTGGGACTAAATGCAACTAATGGAAATTGGTGTGTTGTGACTACTCGTAAACAACAAACTGCATCCATTGTGGCCACACATGATCCTTATGTGCTAGGAAAGCTATCTGATGATGATTGTTGGTCTATCCTAACAAAGAAAGCCATTGCAGGTGGAGAAATTCCCAAACAATTGCATgtcatgaaaaaggaaattgtaaaaaaatgtGGTGGTCTACCACTGGCTGCAAGTGTAATGGGAGGTTTATTGCGCATGAAGAGAAAAGAGGAGTGGCAATTGGTTTTGAAGAATAAGCTTTCAAATTTCAGTGGAGATGAAGATGGTGTCATGGAAATACTTAAATTGAGTTTTGATTGTTTACCATCTCCATCCATTAAGAAATGTTTTGCATATTGTTCTATATTTCCTAAGGATACTATGATGAAAGGAGATATGCTAATCGAACTTTGGATGGCAGAAGGTTTGCTCCAAGCAGATGTCAACAACCAAATAATGATGGAGGAAATTGGAATGAATTGTTTGAGAATTTTATTACAGAGTTCGTTGTTTGAAGAAACCAAAAGTTATCAGGAAACACATTATTATAAGATGCATGATCTAGTGCACGACCTCGCAGAGTCAATGTCAAAGTCTACTAAAGTTATTAACAATATTCGTTACCTTGCAGTAGATTTATCTGGTGGCAGAGAAGACAGAGAAAAACTTTTGGAGAGGCTATCAACTTCGCTTCGTACATTGTTTGTAAAGGGTGACCTATCTGGTGATATGTTAATGAAGTTGAAGAACTTGTATGTTTTGAATTTGTCTCATGCAACGACTCAAGAGCTACCGATCACTATTGGCAAATTGACACATTTGCGATATGTTAACCTTTCGAGTTCTAGAATTCGTATTTTGCCGGACTCCCTTTGCAAGCTTTATAATTTGCAGACATTGGCACTAGATAGCATGTATGTCAAAGATCTTCCGAAGGGGATGTGCAATTTGATTAGCTTGAGACATCTCTACTTTTACACCTTTGATGAAAAATTTCAAATGCCACTAGAGATGGGACGACTATCTTGCCTTCAGACACTAGAGTTCTTTAATGTGGGTCGAGAAAAGGGTCGACAAATTGAAGAGCTTGGATGCTTGAAAAACCTCAAAGGCAGTTTAAGTGTACGCAATCTTCAACTAATAAAGGATAGGAAAGCAGCTGAGGAAGCAAATCTATTTGGAAAGGCAAATCTATTTAGGCTGGTACTTGTGTGGGCCTTGGCTTGGGATCGAGAAGGTGACAACTACAACTACGACAAAGATGTGTTAGATGGCCTTAGGCCTCATCCAAATTTGGAGGAGTTGGTAATTCAGCGTTTTATGGGTGATCAATTTCCTCGATGGTCAATGGATTTGCCAATAACACTTCCCAAGTTAGTGCGTTTGGAGTTTTATTATTGCCACAGATGCAGAGAACTCATTCCTTTGCAAAACTTTACGTCTCTTAAAGAGCTGGTGATTTGGTTTTGCCGTGGATTAACGAATCTACCCAGTGACATGCTACAGTCTTGTATCTCTCTCCAAAAGCTTCAGGTGGCTTATTGCGACAAGCTTATCTCGTTTCCGCTTGATTTGCAACAAACGCCTTCTCTTTTGGAGTTAGAATTATACGCGTGTCCCAAACTGAAAACAAGTATGACGCCCAAAGGATTTGGTTTCCTAACCAGCTTAAATCGTCTTGAAATTGGTCCCTTCTCAGATGATGATGACCatgaaaattcttcaatttacaATGAATTTGATTGGTGTGGATTGATATCCTTCTCCTCTTTGTCATCCATACTATGTGACCTAGAATTATTTGGTTTGCTACACATGGAGTCCCTACCACATCAAATCCAATACTTGACCACTCTCACATCACTTCGGCTACATGACTTTGGAGGTATAAAAGCTCTGCCAGATTGGTTCAGAAACTTTGCTGCTCTTGAATACCTATGTTTATTTGGTTTCAAAGAGCTTCGACATTTACCCTCTGAGGATGCCATGAGAAGTCTCACCAAACTAAAAGTTCTACTGGTTTATGGTTCTCCTCTGTTAAAAGAAAGGTGCACTCCTGAGAGCAGCGGCCTCGACTCCCAGTGGTCCAAAATTTCTCATATTCAACTCCTATTAATAAGCGATTAACAGTTCATCTTCAGATCAAATTCAATCATGTAAGATTGCTTGCTACCTACGCATAAGACATCTTTGCCTTCTCTTCACTTCCCACTCTAATCAACCTTCTTGATAAGTGTATTATACATTCTTTTAAGTAGTATTATGTGCTTATTGTTTGGTATAATTTATTGTTTTTACGGTGTAACTTGCTCTCTAAGTCTCTAACTTTTGCAAGATTCATTTAGGAAGTTGAATGTGCAAATGTGGTTATATTGGTAGGATTTGAGGAGAATTATCAATATTGGATCGAGGCGAATTCATTTGAATTCATTAGTGCCTGATTCAATGATGATTTGGAATTAGAAGAGCATCAAATGCAAGTATTATTGGTTCATTGCATGAACAAACATTGGGACATCTTGCTTATGATCTTAGTGAATTGGATAGAAAGACACAAGAAAACGTAACAAAAGAGAAAACACAGGCTTTGAATACACGAGTTGAGGTCACGTATTCCAAGCCTGCTTATTCTCCCCTATTTTTTTGTAACTTGTTTTGCAACTTGCCCTATTTTCACACTTCTTTTCTGCTCAATTCTAGCACAGAATTTAGGCTACACATGCTCAAGAAACTCTAGAAAAGTGCAAAAGAAACTTTATGTCATATTAGTTAGCATTTTTTGACTCTCTTGAACACTATATATTTAAGAATCACTaaagagagaaagaagagaaaaggaggGACAAGAAACACCGCAAGGAGAAGACGTGATGTGTATTTAGCACTATATATGAAAGAATCATTTAGCACTTTTCCACAGTGATGTGATGCGCAAGGAGAAGACTCGCCGACCtcttgttgcattttttttgctttcataTTTCCTTGTAGTTTTATTTTAACTCTTTTTATTGTACAAGTTTAACTTGAACTTCTCATCTTGCATTTGGGACTTGTGGCAGTTTTCATAGATGGTTGTAGATTCGTCGATGGCTCATGATTCAAGATTGAGCTGGATCTCAGCCATTGAATTGGGGAGTAActtgtttttacttttttttctttgctttccctacacattgaggaaaatgtgtatgttaagtgtgggggaggaaatgcTGTTAAGTAGGAGTTACTTTGGTGCTTATATGGTAAATGCTTGGATATGATATTAGAAATTTGCCTTGTGCTTAAAATTGTTGATTTTTGGGTTTGCTAACAGAAAGTTTCATCCAGTTTTAAAGGaaaactctatcaaaattttttcaaaatcttgtccaaatttcaaaatttgccccaagtCTTTCATAAATTGTTCATTTGAATCCACAAGTGGATGAAGTTCATGTCCCTTTTGTTTCAAAATTCTCCTATACAAGTGAGATGATTTTAGTAATTGGACAATTCAATTCTCACTTGATTTGGAAGCAATTATCATATGACTAGAATTATTGCATGTgagaaagtatatcttgtaaaatagagaaaattatgcctacattttgcatagtaaataaAATCTCTCATCTTACTTATTTTTAAAGTAATTGATTTATATAGTTGCTAGAATATTTTTCTTCCAAATGTGACCTTATTGAGGGATTTTATgttcaaaaaaattcaataaattctTGTACTGAGTAACCCAGAGTTTTCATCTACATATATCGACTTTTGCATCCAAAGATATTGGAATTgggagtaataagtgaagtgttgagtaactgGAGATTTTTATCTAAAAATGTCAATCTTCACCTCAAAAGgcattttcacaattttaagagtaaataaaagaaaaaagaaagtgaatagttcCCTCTTAAGTTTGTGAAGCTAAACATCTCATTTAGAAGGAAGAAAATCTCCAAGGTAACTATATATGTtagttatttgtgaaattaggtaaGATAGAGAGATTAAAtttgtttggttgaattttgggTGTAATTATCTCTCTTTTACGTGATATGATGAGTATTACAGGTAATAGGAAAAAATTGCATAATCAAAGCTTGCCAAAGTTAAGAGAGATTGAGTTTCAAGTTCACTTGATTCATTTCACTTCTTAAATTATTgctggtttgtatttcttattgctcgaggacaagcaatgatttaagagTGGGGGAATTATATGAAAAAAGCTAAAAAGTTCCCGTGGTTATTCTTCACaattttctcttcttcctttttctcgTCCTATTTATTATCTTTCAAAGCTGCGGCATTAGCATTTCTTGTCAAGTTCAAAATACCGTGCTTCTCATTTACTCCTAACAACATAATACTCTTGTAACCGTCGATTAACATGAAACCAAGCACCTATCCTGTTCTGTGCTTTGATGTATTACTATAACTCTGTTAATATTCTGTTCCACACTTTGTTTTTGTAGGATTGACAGAACAATAGCTTCACGAAATTATCTAAATTGTTTTGTTAGATCTCTTGTTTACTACATAATGTCTGAGCTTGAATTTTCTATTTTGCAGTGATCTTAGGCTCAAGGTTTAAGTGGAAATCTCCATTGGCCATTAATTACTCATTGAATTGCAAGGCCAGTAGCttggacaaaaatatttatGATGGCAATTTTTCTTTCGTATCGGTGCCTTATATAGCCAACACTTGATATCCTTGTTGTCGGAGCTTGCACATTGTCTATCTGCCTTTTCAGTCACGAGGTCCAGGAGTAAGAATTTACCTGCTATATTACTATAAATTTGCTTAATTTTTTCCCTGGCTTTTTGTCTTTGAAACTAGTTGTACCTCAATTGCAGAAAGTTTTCTGTCTGTGTTTTGATTGCTCAATGACTGTCAGCTGGCCTGTACAATCTACTGGGAAAAAATTTCTTGCCCCAGCTTATCAGATGTTTTTGAAGAGCCATCATTACCAGGACTTTTTGATGATCTTTATTGGCAGTTTGATGACCATTACTAGAGAAATAGATTGACCATTAAGAGGTTTTGCAAACTTTCGAGTGTTATCGCAAGGTTAGCATATCTAAGTCAAAAAAATATACATACATTGTATCGAGTCCTAGTACCTGCTCATTATCTTTAGGGTAAAAGTGGCAAAAGAAACTCACTTTTGTAAGATTCCCATCACAAGAAAATGTAATAGAACTTCCTGTTCTTTCATAGTTATAATGCAGGAACAAGCTTTCTCGAGATTTTAAATATGAGGGCTTTCATCAAACTTAGGCATACACACCACCAtttactgtgaaaattttattttcttattgatttgtttaaaaaaaggaaaaagataatGCATTATATTCATGGAGTAAATCCTCAAATGAATGTATgtcaaagcaaaaaaaattgtGAACTAGCAACCGCAGACAAAGATTTTAGACTTCTTAATTTATAGCTTCTTTTGTTTCTATAGGAGAACTTACTCTAATGAAACTTTTATGAAGATTTCTATTTGTTACCTTTTGTGAGGTGATATAGATGGTAACTAAAATGATTAAGTTGCAAAGTTTAGGAGGATCTGCTTCCAAGGATGTTGTCTAGCAGTGCAATAGCTTGAATTTGAGAGGATTCCATTGTGCACCTTTAGACCAGCAATTCTTGCCGCACTCCTTTCTTCAATGCTTCCCAAGATGATTTTTGTGGTCTCTTGCTTAGATGAACATAGGTTAGAATTGTGAAGCTTCTTCAGCACCGTATATATTGCCGGAACTCAATAATTTTTTGCCTGCACGTCCTACAAATAGCCCATCGACATATAATAACAACTAGCGGTCTAGTTTTGTTGATTTTCCATATTTGCTTCTGTGGATTGTAAGATATTATTGCTAAAGTCAGCCCACTCTCTTTAAACTTGTGATTCTAAGGGGATGAAATGGTTTCTCTGTAACTTTTACCTCTCAAAAATGCATTTAGATACTTCTCTGAACCATTTGATTAGTAATAGCTCTGGGTCTCAAAATAATGGTTTTTTTGACTCACTTTTTCTCGGTTATGATTTTCTAGCCATGAAGACAATGGTCAATCAAGGGGTTTTCGCATCATCGCTTTGGtgttttggttcaaatttcTGGTAATTTAAGATACGCTTCTCTTTTTTCactactcaattttgacttttaatCGCTTTGATTTTTAATATGCTACAtgtaaaacaaaagaaatcttgtCATTGCGAAGATATTGCTGAGGTAGCCGAGGAAGATGTTCatgcaatgaagttgcacaaaacTTGGTACTTGGTGGAGTATCTTCCAACATGGTCAAGTTTAAGCAGGATGTTTTGAAGCATTTCAAAAGTTAGTCAAGTCTACTTGTTGCAACTTGCTGCTCTTAGTGAATCCACCTAGATAAAGGCTCTTAAGCTCTCCCTGCCTTTTGTGACTGTGAGTTGCTATTTTTTTATGGTAAGTTTATTCTTTTGGCGGACTGGTTACAATGACAAAAAACTTGCAATGATCTGAAAATTTCGATTAGCTTTATTCTTTGCTATATGCCATCTTGACTTTGAGTTTTTGTGCTTTGCAGTGATATTAGGACCAAAACTGAAGGGGGAACCCCGCTGATGGCTCTTACATACTGTGCTTACTTTTTGAAAGTCCTACGATTCCTTGCTGAACAAGATCCTACTTCAGTTGGATAGTAACATCTAGCATGCATTCTCTTTTGCACTGTGCCTCAGATGGCCAAAGGCTGAGATTCCCCCTGTGGTTATGGTGCCTTTAAACTGTCCAAATGATTCAGCAATTTGTAGTCACAATAATGAGGTGCCGATTTTCTTGTAACTCAATTAGCTATCTCTGGCATACTGAAGTTAGAACTAGCTGGTGTTTTGGTTGCAGTTATATGTGGATTCTGTTGTGACTTAATGGCCTTTCATTTCCTGAGTTCCAC encodes:
- the LOC113768361 gene encoding putative disease resistance protein RGA1 produces the protein MADVLIASTIEVALKKTLSLANERIGKLFQFKEDLETLKGSVAMIQAVLADAEEKQTHDQAVRLWLQRLEAVAFDAENLLDELNYEALRRHLVGKVRSFILSSDINIVFRRRMASKIRDINKKLNKINKEANDFGLIRFQRASFPPSTTAKVTLNRETDSIAGHYIVGRAKDETRLVETLLSLSEKAVSVIPILGMGGLGKTTLAQSVYKNSHVHSHFEKKIWVCVSDNFDVTRLLKMILESLTRRNVEMTSRDVIVQEIREQLVGKFFFLVLDDVWTENLTLWDDFFGSLLGLNATNGNWCVVTTRKQQTASIVATHDPYVLGKLSDDDCWSILTKKAIAGGEIPKQLHVMKKEIVKKCGGLPLAASVMGGLLRMKRKEEWQLVLKNKLSNFSGDEDGVMEILKLSFDCLPSPSIKKCFAYCSIFPKDTMMKGDMLIELWMAEGLLQADVNNQIMMEEIGMNCLRILLQSSLFEETKSYQETHYYKMHDLVHDLAESMSKSTKVINNIRYLAVDLSGGREDREKLLERLSTSLRTLFVKGDLSGDMLMKLKNLYVLNLSHATTQELPITIGKLTHLRYVNLSSSRIRILPDSLCKLYNLQTLALDSMYVKDLPKGMCNLISLRHLYFYTFDEKFQMPLEMGRLSCLQTLEFFNVGREKGRQIEELGCLKNLKGSLSVRNLQLIKDRKAAEEANLFGKANLFRLVLVWALAWDREGDNYNYDKDVLDGLRPHPNLEELVIQRFMGDQFPRWSMDLPITLPKLVRLEFYYCHRCRELIPLQNFTSLKELVIWFCRGLTNLPSDMLQSCISLQKLQVAYCDKLISFPLDLQQTPSLLELELYACPKLKTSMTPKGFGFLTSLNRLEIGPFSDDDDHENSSIYNEFDWCGLISFSSLSSILCDLELFGLLHMESLPHQIQYLTTLTSLRLHDFGGIKALPDWFRNFAALEYLCLFGFKELRHLPSEDAMRSLTKLKVLLVYGSPLLKERCTPESSGLDSQWSKISHIQLLLISD